In Lolium rigidum isolate FL_2022 chromosome 7, APGP_CSIRO_Lrig_0.1, whole genome shotgun sequence, the DNA window CTTATAAGCAAAAAATGCGAAAAAAGTTCACACATGTACGTGTTTGTTTGTGTCCCTTGGTTGTGGGCATTTGTTTACGGAGAGAACACGAATATTACGACCTATATTAAAAAAACGCAGTGCAATTCCTTTTGCTTGTTTAGAACAATAAACTTCTCTTTTTAATCGGGAAACATGCATTTTATTTTTTCATAAAAATCAAACAAACAAAGAAGACATTAACACAAACAAATATGATAGAAATCagtggacagagatttggtgcacatgggcaccagtgatctcgttttaaataaaaaatcaaaaatcatatttttgagtttcaaaaaattctggaaaaaattccgcacatagtcaatgatgtatcccacaaacctgcaaaaaataaatttcaaatacttaatattttgagctacacaaaaatgacaaaattgtagatctgagtactcattttcaaatcttcaaaatatatcagattttgtcatttttatctagctcaaaataaaaagaatttcggattgggattttgcatgattgtggaaTGTATCAATGACAGTCTTCAGAATTATTTTCATGAATttataacttgtaaaaatatttttaaaattttcttaatatagcgagagcactggagctcgggagctAAAAACACTTTTCGGAAATCAGATTCTTATAATTTCAATATTTACTTATTACGATTTTACCGTTCACCCTAGGAGCATTTGCTCTTTAGAAGCAAAAAATCGTTGCACCTCCTTACCCTTTTTGCACAAACACACCGAATGTTGTCAAGTGTTCACCTAATAACATGTCGGTAAAACCACATTTATCAAATTCAAGATTTTTTAAAACCAAATATTTTCTCCCTTATAATACAATAAAACACTAATTATACATCACGTCGTCAATGCTATCTTATTTGTCAGTGAATGGCCatcgatatgatcaacatgtagcCCATGCATTTCACCCTGCTAATATTAATTAGCAACATTGTCAAGTGGAACTCGGGGTGCGAGTTCCCTAGTGAAATAATCCATTAATTTTTATTTAGTTCGCGTTTTGGGTTTAGTCAAAATCAATCTTCGCAAAATTTCACCGAGACTATAAGAAGAAATATTAATATCTACAATACCAGaaacatataatatgaaaatatatatttTATCACAATTCTAATACTATAGATTTTATATTATAAATGTTAATACTTTCGTAAATATTTTATTAAAGTTATAAAACTTGATTTTGACTAAATCCTGAACACGAAGTAATTGTCAAACAAAATAAAAGCCTCTACCGACACATGTACTAAGATAAGCAGCCGGTTTTGCGAGCTTGTACAATAGTACTCATAGGCCGAGCGAAACCAGGGGAGTAACACGTAACCACTATTGAGAGTTcacaatctaaaaaaaaaaactattgaaAGTTCACAGCAAGGGAGTACAACAAGAATTCACCGAATATACATCTGAAACGAGTCAAAATCAGGAGAAATTCTAAACTTCCGGAGTAAAAAACACGGACCAAAATTGACCAGCCATCGGCTCTCTCAAGGACGCGAGgaggggccggggccggggccgacgGAGAACGGGCTGGGCGGCCCGAAGACCGGCACGGTCGCAGTCGCCGGCGgcacggcggtggaggaggcgacgAACCCGGGGAAGACGGCGACGGCCGGCTCCGTCAGCGGGTTCGACGGCggcgcggtggtggtggtggtcgtggcCGGGAGGAGCGGCTCGCCGTAGATTGGCTGCTGCTGGCTGCAGCGTGGCCACTGGCACGCCGGCTCGGCCTTCCGGGCTCCCCAGAGCGTTCGGCGGGCGAGGCCGAAGCCGAGGACGAGGCCTGCGATGAGCAGCGCCGTGACGATGCAGAGGAAGATCTTGGTGGCTTTGCCCACGTAGCAACACATCGGGATTGGAAAGTCTGCTCTTATTGGTGTGCACTATCGTCTTCCTCTCCGGCTACCACTCTCTCTCACGAACAAGCAGAAATGGCGCACGCGTAGAGGAGAATGAGGTCCAGTCCAGAGGAGGAAGCACTTGGCCCGGCCTCCTCGCTTTGTTTTGGGTGCTGGTGTGGTGTTGCTTGTCGGTTTGAGCACTCGTGCATGGCTTCACGTGCGCACAGCGGGAGAGAAAGATTTGCAATCTCAAGGCAGTGTACTTCAGTGTAAGTTTATGTCAGTCAGTTACTGATTTACTGGCTACAGTGTATACTTGTATGCACAACTGAAAGTGTATCTCCGGATGTGCCCGTCCATGTGCTCTGTAGTCTGTACTCTACTCTGCAGGTATGTATGTTACCTTGCCATTGACGTAGATTGCTAGAACATGAGATTGCTCAACCAAAAAAATACTACTCTACAAGGAAGTGTACGGAGTCTGAGGTCAATGCAAGTTATGCCGAATACACTGTGCAGCAGGACATAATGCTGATTTACTGTTAGTGATGACCTGATGAGACTTGCTCTGCCGACACAGCTAGAGTTCTGGGATTTCTGCTTCAAAAGGTGTACATAGGGGACACAATGCACAACAGCTGACAGAAGAAAGTTTTTTCCAATAATGattcaccttttctatctcctctGCATTCTTTTGAAgcttttgtttgttttctttatGGAAGGCGAAATATTAATTTGGGGAAAGGGAATCAGAGATGAATCCAACAGGTGGCACCTCAGTGGCTGTGTCACATGCTGCGTTGGGCCAAGTGGCCAACAAACAGCTTGCAGTTTTGTTCGTTCCATCCAAGGTGGTTAGACTAgttatagtgggaagtaacatagagtagtaacatgcacatgttactgctctatgttactaccttcatagtggttagtaacatcagagtagtatcatatatgtcttcattaattagcttatagactcattgtatcttgggaagtgtgatgttacagtaactagctatgttactccattctcctctctcctcattaactcactgccacataagcaaatttgctgagttggacatttagttactagtgaagttactcccactatgagtagtcttaggtACGTTGGGAATCCTTTTGATTCAGATGCACTTGTACTAACACCGAGATTGACAATATGATACTACCCAGTTACTGACATAATCTCTGAAACTTAGTAGTATGACCAATTATTTTATATGGGGATTTGTACTTTTTCCAGTGCTTTAGTGCAGAGATCATAACATTTTTCTGAAGTTCACCCGCAGAGGGAGCTTGGGAAAACATGTAAaccaagaaagaaaaagaaaatgcgaAGCAAAACACCTGTCAGACAAAACGGTATTAACAGCCAAGTGTGCTTACGCCAATCCATCTTTTAAACCCCAGAACAAAAACAGAAGCAGCGTGTAAAATTTCAGAAAGTAAGTCAAAGTTGCAGGACCCTACAATCCTACCCAAGACACAGGCTGGGAATCCTTTTGATTCAGATGCACTTGTAGTAACACCGAGATTGGTTGATATGATACTACCTAGCAGCACCACCCAGCTACTGACATAATCTAGGAAAGTTTAGGATAATGACTAAATTATCTTGGGGATTTTTACTTTCACAGTCTGATGACAGCATTTCTTAAGTCCATCGTCAGAGAGGCGGCATGGGTAAAAAGTAAAGAAAAGGAAAGCACCTGCTAGAATGTCAGACACAACAATATTAACAGCCAAGTGAACTCACACTGAACACAAGTATGCATATAACAATTCAGAAAGTAAGTCAAAGTCGCAGGACCAAACAATCCTACCCGAGACACAAGTTCTCCTCCTCTCTAACACCGATCAGGATCAGATTCAGAGTCACACCGGAAGCAAGCAAAACAGCACCCAGAGAAGCAGTTTCAGACAAGGCAAACACCTATTATTATTGGATGACTATGTCAGGAAGAGTGGTGACGGCAGAGTCGTCGGCGGATGACTCCACCATCTTGGCAAGCTCGTCCGGGTTGGCGCCGACGATCTTCTTCAGAACCTCCTTGTTCTTGATGAGGAAGAAGGTGGGCATGGCCTTCACCCCCAGCTTGGAAGACACGCCCTGCACACCATCATTCGCAGCTTAGCTTAACTGGGACATCTTCAGTACAGCTAACTGGCAAACTATTGTGGATTATTACGTTTTGTTTGTGTGAGAAATGAGTCACATCAGTTTACGGTTTAAACATTATCTTCGGGGACAAGGTTGAAACATCACATCAATTTATGCTTTGGTTTACTAGCCCCTCTCTGTTTCTCTCTGGAAAAAAGATGGGGACTGTTCCGAAGTGCATAAACAAGAAGCCATGGGACGAGAAGAAGACTCAGGTAATGAATGAATGATAACCTGGACATCATCGAcatcgacgaagaggaagagtttGTCGGGGTGGGTCTGCGCGAGCTCCTCGAACTTGTAGTTCATGGAGAGGGACGTGACGCACCACGACGCCCCGAAGTGAGCAACCACCTGCACAGCATAGATGTGGATAATATAATACAAGTAACATCAACTCTTCAATGCAGAAAAAAATAGGCATTTCAGATGCAGTAAACAGTAATCATCAGTCCTTACAATATATTTGTCATCAATTGCAAATTTGCAATGAACAGGAAAAAATAGAGATTTGGACAGAGTATCAACAAGAAATTAGACCAATATAAGGGAAAGATTGGAGGAAGGGGGAGGGATGAGCCCACGCACAGTGCGGCCTTCGTTGCTGGCCTGGGTGGTGAAGAGCTCCCACGCCTCGTCCTTGTCCACCTTGACGACCCTGGATTTGCCCACCTCCTGCGGCTGCTGGATCTCCACATCCATCTCGAGAACAGAACCTTTCTctccttgttcttgttcttggtctccgccgccgcctcctcaagGCTCTTTCCACAGcaagaagtagaagaagaaagaaggaaatCACAGGCTGTCTGGCGAGAAAAGGCAATGAAGAATTGGCAATCCACTACGTGCGCCTGGCGTGCTCGCACGAGATACGCCGAGAAGGAACGCAGGATTATATTCTGCAGGCCGTGGGTGGGTCCGGACTCCGGTCCTGCCTCTGATTCTGGCTGGTTCTGATATTTTCGCAGAATCGGGACCGTGGTAGCTGATGCAGCTCATCAAGGGGCATTATATGGGTTTATGTCGACCACCCCAAAGATATCACTTACCCAACGacgatttttttttgtatgtaAAGATAAAAACAGACCCTGTGACGTACGGAACGTGGCATGTCGACACGGATGCGTGTGTGTCTCCTTCgtcaagaaaagaaaaaggaatggCTATGAGGTGAGAGCTCGCTTTAAAATTGCAGCATCGGTTGAGGTGGTCAAATGGCTGGAGAGAACGGGTCGGCTGGGAGACCCTCGTCACGGTGCACTCGCACGTAACGCTCTGCTTCTGTAATCCAGCAGCAACGTATGCTAGCTCGCCGCTGGATCTGAGCAAACAGCTTGAGACTTCACACAGTTTTTTGTCAGCACACTGTAAGTTCTACTTCTAATGCGGGTGTTCGTCTTTCTGGCTTATTCTAACCTGACATCTATCTTCGTCACTCTGAGAGTATAACGTTGACTGATAGACATGGGTTTTCTTTTCCCATTTTCTAATGCATGATTTCACTTAAACTGTCCCATGTGTATGCTGTTCAGTGGAAGGATCTTCATATCAGGAACGACAATCTAACAGAAACAAGTGCAGAGTTACAGGCACACCTTGATACTTGTACATTCAGGATCAACATTCCACCGCAGAACATGAAAACGCAGCACCATATATTGTATGAAAAGGTTACCCAGCCGGTCACCGCAGGATCATCAATTCATTCATGATACCCTGGAGCTCTCTGCCCGGCAAAAGATACACTACTAATTCAGAAGAGTTGCTGCACGCAGTCAATCAAGAAAGAATACAGCCCCAGTTAACATTACCAAAAATCTCAAATCAGCTACAAGGGAAAACGAGGCAGGGATCAGGCTCTCCTCTCCTGCTCTCACTGCCACGGCGCATGCTCTGGCGCTCTCCCTACTGTACATGTTACAAGAGGCCAGCCGCGGCGCGTCGCCAGCTCGTGGCCAAGTGAGCCAACAAGCCGACTCATTATGCATCACATTAGGTATCACGTTATGATGACCATCAACACACTTCACCCGTAGCTCAGCCTGGAGTCCGAGGATCGGGCCTGCGTTTGCCGTCTTGCGACCCCGATCTCACAGGCGTTCACCCTCGAGGCGAACCTCAGGGAGCAGACCGTCTCATTGACTGAGGAAGCCTCCGGCGCGATGTTGACGAACATGAGCGTCTTCGAGTCCCCACCAAGGCAGGGCTGCAAATGTAAACTCGCGTGTAAGAATCTGTTTAACGTGCATGTACAATGAAGATTGCCAGTTTATACAGTGGTCAAATCTGTTTAACGTGCATGTACAATGAAGATTGCCAGTTTATACAGTGGTCAAATCTGTAGAGTGCATTTACCTGCAAGAGGTATGTAAGTTTCGAGTTCCTGAAGGGCACATGGTCATCGTTTTTCGCGATCGCAAAGATAACATCGCTGAGAGCTGACAGGCTCTTATTGATTGCCTAAAACATCAGCAAATAGGACGGTTAAAATCCATGGCATGGTCCAATCCCAAGAATATAGTCAAACCTTTCATGCTGAAACCCACCTGTGTTTCCTTCAATCGATCACCTGTTGAGCCGCTTTTAGCAAGACGCTCACTCCCGGCCAAATCAATCAAATTAAGCACGccttgtacttgttggccagtgcTCTGCAAATAACATATACTCTCAGTTCCCAATATCCATTTTCACTTAATATGTAGAAATTTTGAAAAAACTAGTGATTCTTGGTAAATATGACAAGCATAGATTTTACAATACACTACAAGTCTGTAGCTATTGGCCTGACAAGTTTGCATTGTTTCACACCATTCTTCTTGCACTCAAATATGAGAAAAAAGACCTACCTCATTTGACCCAAATATCTTTAGAGTGAAAACAAAATGACTCCGAGAAGATTGCTCATTCATTTGGGTCCTACCGACAGATCTGTTCAGAAGTGGTGCACCAAATCAGATTCAATAGATATTGTACAGCAGAAGCCTTATATACTCTCAATATGGATTACCTGCTATGAGAGGCTTTCTCTAGGAGAGACGTCACATCAGCAGTACTGAAAACATCAGCAGTTGTAAGATCGGAGACTGTTGTGTTTCCCTGAGCATCATGCTTGATGGTGTATTGTTTACCGGCAGACATCTCAACACTGTTGGAGCGCCCTGGTGCTAACAAGTCACGGATTGTCTCATTATATATTTCCAACATTGATGCCTGTGTATAAGATACAATATTATTAAAGATCTTAGTAACAATATGAATAATACATGATTTCAGAATCTAGAATGTAATGCCACGCTTGAACTGACCTGCATACAATACTTCCATCCTTGAGACTCCAGAGATTGGCTAGTCTTGAAAATTTGCTCCAAAGATCGAGGTATAATGCCCTTCTGATCACGCCCTGGCTTACCCATCATCGTATATGTTTTACCAGATCCTGTTTGGCCATATGCAAATATGCATACCTGCACCACGACAAGGTAAATTTAGCATAACAAGTAGTATTATTATTACATAACTGAACGAACTAACAAATGCAGACACATGCATAAAGAAACTCTTGAAGTCTGCAAATAACCTGAAAACTATAGGATGATAGTGATAAACGAGTGATTAGATTGTTGAAAATTAGATAGTGATTTTTCAGCATACCCCAGAAGCACAAGAATCAGCACTTGTAAGAGGATATGCATATTACATTGTAGTTTCTATGGTATCTTGTGGTTTAGTGAAAGTACAGTAAAAAAATTATATGTGACAACTGTGGATAGACAATATGTGCAAATTAGTACAATAGTTTCACCTATTGCTTTGAATACGTTGTTAGATAGATGATGAGACCTCTCCAGCAGCGGATTTATACACACTAGATAACACCCCGTTTAATTCGGTCCCCTTGGGACTCGAACccggtgggctggctgcgcactcgcaagCCTTACCACTGAGCTAGCACTCAGTTCTCATTGCTTTGAAAGAACAACGGTACCAGTGGAATTTTCCCAATACTAAAATATTACGATTCTAAACATAAGCTACTGCCCAATTACTATAACAATATGAATGGCACTTCCAACCAGACAAAGCGACTACAATTAAGTTTGTGACGAGAAGTTGTTACCTTGTATCCATCAAGTGCACTTTGAACAAGCTGCGACATTTCCACAAACACTTCATCTTGTGAAGCACTATGACTGAAAACCTTGTCATACGAAAAAGCACATTTTTGACCTATAAAATGCAAAACCAGAAGACATAATGTCTTATTGTTAGATTTATGGGAGAAATTATTTAATATAACCAGCAGAAAGCATGAATAGGCATATTCACCTTGATTAATTAACTCAATACCACGCCCAGCATTTTCCACGGATGATGGATAAGAAATCAGGGCTTCTTCCTGACTCTTAGAATCACCATCAGAGAGAAGGGGTCGAACCCTACAAAATACCCTAATATTCCCTTTTAGTTCCTGCAAATAAGAGCCCAATTAATACCAAGATAGAAATATGCATAGCATTTTAATCTTTGTTTATGACTTGGCTACAACAGATTAAGTCCAACAGATAAGTATTACCAATATGGTATTGTGCAACTTCTTTCGTAGCTTGTCAGCTTCAATGATTTGAAACTCTGCATATGCCAAACGCTCTTCCAGATCTTTAATTGTCCCTTTCTGTTCTTCATATCCTGTCATCGCCTCGATTGCAGTCACATCAGCATGCTGCATAAGTAAATTTTGAtatcaaacttcactggatgttaCAATATATTGAAAAAAGAAGTGCTACTACATAATATGCTTTTCAAACCTTGAGCTTCTCAGTGGCATCTGCAAGGTGGTTCTGCAATGTTTCAATTTGTTCttgttgtgagctgcatgtttccTGAAAACAAGCATAATGATAAGCCAAGCGGGCAAGCAGTCACATGAAAATTTACCAAATGAATTGACAGCACAAACCTCAAAGGCTGACACTTTTGAAGTTAAAACCGCGCAGTCTTTTGAAGACGTTCTAGCCTGTTCGCTGTACATAGCTAGCTCAGCTGTCAAGGTATTCACTTGAGCAACAGACTGATCGCGGTCATCTCTAACTTGTTGTAAGTCGGTTCTGAGGCACTCTACTTCTTTTCTAAGTTCTTCTTTCACTCTAATTGCTTCTTTCTGGGAAGTCTGATAGAGTAAAAATAGATTGTGAAATACATCAATACATGAAAGAAAAGAGTTAACTGAAAATACTAAAGCATACGATTTTTAGTTCAGCCACAAACGGAACTTACCATGGAAGAATCCAACTGGTTCTTGATTGAGTTGTTGAGATCTTTCAAATTAGTCATGGCTTCCATCATGGCACTCTTTTCCCTTTGCAACTTTGAAATGGTTTCGCCATTCTTTGATGTATCAGCTTGAAGATTGCTGTTGTATAGCTGCAAGCTGGCATTGTACTCCTGAAGCCTTTTATTCGTGTCTTGGACCATTTTCAGCTAGATCACAAAATTTACAATTAGCAAAAGGGTCTATGATCTAAAATCATGTAACAACATCATAAGTTGGATCACTACCTGCTCACTAAACCGCTTTGCCTCATGAGTGACCCTTTCAAGGTCAACCATGAGTACGTCCCGTGAAGCCTCCGCTGACTCCCTTTCCTGCCTTTCCTTCTCGTAAGACTCTACGGCAACCTGCCAGTTTGAGTATCGAGAAATCATTGAAGTCGCACCTCAAGTCTGTATCCATTAAACATGTAATAAGATGGTGAGAGTTCTGACCAGCCTGTCAGCCTTCTCCTTGTTGAAGCTTTCCTCCAGTGAATTACACCGTGTTGTCATCTCTAAGTTTGCAGCAATCAGCTCTTGAAAGGCTTCACGGAGCTGAGCCTCTGCAAAGACAATCAAACGAAGATTAAATCGTGAGAACAGGGCATAGTTTTGCATTTGTGGATGGCGTTATTCACAGTGTAACAGCACAGAAGATAAATTCACGACCAAACAATGCACTAGAAATGCGTCGGATTTATTTGCAGTATGATCAAACAGAAACAAAAGGAGGAGACAGAAGCATTAGAATAACACAGTACCAAACTCTGTGTAACTGTCAGTAGTTCAACATCAGCAGATTATGAATTGATGGGCAAATAGTACGATATGTGCAATAAATGGCTTATTTCAAACTCATCACGGGATCAAACTAATACAACGAGAGGCACCAGGAGAATTGGAGAGTGTATTACCAAACTCTGTGTGCCGGGTATTCTCTACATCGATCTGCCCCTGCAGCTTCTCCAGCTCGGCCAGGTATCCGTCCTCCAGGTCGACGTACCAGCGGATGCAGGCCCTGAGGCGCTTGATGTACTCGCTCATCTGCTCGGTCCTCCCCTGCGCGCGCACAAATCCGACCGATTCAAGAAAACCCCACCGGAAATTCGTGACTGGAAAAAGATTATACTGTAACAGAGAGAAAGCCGAGAAGAAGGCACCTTGTAGTCGTTCTTTGACTTGCCCTTCATCTTCTCGGCCAGCAGGCGCTCCACGTCGTCCCTCCCGCTGAACTCGACCGCGGGCGCGGCCGCCCCTGCCTCGGAGCCGCCCTCGGACGGCGCCGGCGAGCCGTTGACCCCGCCGTTGTTGATCGCCGAGAGCACATTCCGGCGCGGCGGCGCCTTGAGCCCCATCCCGCGCCGCGCGCTGCCCAGGTTCTCCTTCTGCGACACCGCCACGCGCTAGAGATTAGGAACCGGCGGTCGGCGGAGGAAAGAAATCCGGCGAGCCAAGAAActcgaaaagaaagaaaagaaagaatttgaCGGCGGAGAACACAACCAAGATTGGATACTCACCGGGTAGGGGCTTCGCGGCGTGAGGGAGGACGCCATGGGCGGGCGAGCGGCGGATTAGAATCGGGATTAGGGGTTAATACTAGTGGTGCGTCAGTGGTGAGTGGTGGCGGTGGGTGGGAAGGGGGAAAGGGAGCTTTCTCTGGGGATGGATGGAGTGGACTCGAAGGCAATGGAATCTTTTGTGCGTGGCTTTGAAGCGCCGACAGAGCTGGATCGAGGGGGAGCTCCCGGAACGACCCGCGAGCTGGAATGAGGTCGCCGGCCGAACTTATCTCCGGTGCGCTCGGATCTGAGGAGCGAGAAGCCCGAGATGGCCGGACAGGGGAGGAAGGGGACGGACGGAGCGGCGCTGCCTCTTTCGAAATATTTTGAACACCTCCCAACGGGGTCCGGCCCAGGGGTACCGCTGGGGACCGGGTAAAGTGGCCGTATTTACGTGCCGTGCCACCGGCGGCCGGCCGGTGCCTGGTGCCTGGTGCCGCGCCGGCCGCGCGTGGGGAGTGGGCAAATGGCGCTACGGGATTGTGCGAGGGTAGTTTGGGGATTGCGCGAGGGTTTCGGGTGAACGGTCAACTTCCGTGTCGTGGGCTTGCCGATGGGCCTACTCGTACACCGTGGGCCGTGACAAAACATGCCGCGATGCGTTGCCACGTTgctctctcctcttcttcttcttcatcgccatgTCTTCTTGGTAGGCTTCAGCGGATTCACTGCAGGACGAGAACGATGCGACGCTTAATCACCTCGCCATGGCCTAATCTGATCGCTGATTAATCCGTTTTCGTCTTGTCGCTTTGCTAATTCGGCTAATCACTACAATATGGGGTTGCTGCATGCTACGATGCGGAAGAACGGTCGTGTTCGCCGGTGGTGCTCTTCCTCTATCTTGTCTGCGACCGGGACGGCGGTGCGGTGGGCGATCATCTATTTTGGCGCGCTTTAGTTGGTGAGCGGCAGCTCGGTGTGttgttctttctttttcttttttcattaGGTTTCAGTGGAGCTTCTTCGTGCCAAAGCAAAGGTTCCTCACGACCCGATGATGCTCCTACCCTGCCGACGCTAATCATCAGAGTGGCCGATACGGTACCCACCAGAGGTGCCCTGCCATGTACATGGAGCCACTATACTATATAGGGACATTGTCTTTCTCGCGCTTTACGTACGATGACCGATTACATGATGCTCTAGTATATATGGCCCGTGAGCCCGTGACACCATTCCTAACAATGATTGCAGATGGCTTACTTAATCAGTACACATATTGTCATTTGCAAAGGGTTGGTGACGGATTAATTTCTGACGTTTTCCTTCTTCTTGTTCGTTTCTTTGAACTGTCCATGTAGTCCTTGACATTGAAAATTTGACAAAAGAGACCACCTACCCGAATga includes these proteins:
- the LOC124676820 gene encoding kinesin-like protein KIN-14H; the encoded protein is MASSLTPRSPYPKENLGSARRGMGLKAPPRRNVLSAINNGGVNGSPAPSEGGSEAGAAAPAVEFSGRDDVERLLAEKMKGKSKNDYKGRTEQMSEYIKRLRACIRWYVDLEDGYLAELEKLQGQIDVENTRHTEFEAQLREAFQELIAANLEMTTRCNSLEESFNKEKADRLVAVESYEKERQERESAEASRDVLMVDLERVTHEAKRFSEQLKMVQDTNKRLQEYNASLQLYNSNLQADTSKNGETISKLQREKSAMMEAMTNLKDLNNSIKNQLDSSMTSQKEAIRVKEELRKEVECLRTDLQQVRDDRDQSVAQVNTLTAELAMYSEQARTSSKDCAVLTSKVSAFEETCSSQQEQIETLQNHLADATEKLKHADVTAIEAMTGYEEQKGTIKDLEERLAYAEFQIIEADKLRKKLHNTILELKGNIRVFCRVRPLLSDGDSKSQEEALISYPSSVENAGRGIELINQGQKCAFSYDKVFSHSASQDEVFVEMSQLVQSALDGYKVCIFAYGQTGSGKTYTMMGKPGRDQKGIIPRSLEQIFKTSQSLESQGWKYCMQASMLEIYNETIRDLLAPGRSNSVEMSAGKQYTIKHDAQGNTTVSDLTTADVFSTADVTSLLEKASHSRSVGRTQMNEQSSRSHFVFTLKIFGSNESTGQQVQGVLNLIDLAGSERLAKSGSTGDRLKETQAINKSLSALSDVIFAIAKNDDHVPFRNSKLTYLLQPCLGGDSKTLMFVNIAPEASSVNETVCSLRFASRVNACEIGVARRQTQARSSDSRLSYG
- the LOC124670852 gene encoding uncharacterized protein Os04g0629400-like, translating into MCCYVGKATKIFLCIVTALLIAGLVLGFGLARRTLWGARKAEPACQWPRCSQQQPIYGEPLLPATTTTTTAPPSNPLTEPAVAVFPGFVASSTAVPPATATVPVFGPPSPFSVGPGPGPSSRP
- the LOC124676218 gene encoding thioredoxin-like protein CXXS1: MDVEIQQPQEVGKSRVVKVDKDEAWELFTTQASNEGRTVVAHFGASWCVTSLSMNYKFEELAQTHPDKLFLFVDVDDVQGVSSKLGVKAMPTFFLIKNKEVLKKIVGANPDELAKMVESSADDSAVTTLPDIVIQ